The genomic stretch CCACCATGCTCGGAGTTGGAGCCAGCCTGCCACCCGTGCGATCATATTTCCACATGCTGGTTCCGTGGACACGCCATGCTCTTATGCCAAACACCATCCAAGCTCAAGATCGTCCAGCTGGGCCATCAGTTTCGTAACAGTGCCGCCCTCGTCTGTACGGGGAACCTCTTCGTGTTTCCTGCAGCGCATTGGTAGAGTCCTCCGCGAATTTCTTGGCCATGAACTGTCTTGTCGTGCTCTGAATATCTATCTGGTTCTACTGTTGCTATCCTACCTCCATGACTGCGATAGGTCTTTACCCTGCTTGCTTAGGTGTCTTAACTCAGTTGTATGCACGTGCACTTCTAATTATCGTGATGGCTTATGATTTACACCTTCCATCAGCCGTCTCTATGATCTTCGTACTGAAACTCACGGCTGCTTCATGGATCTCTCCTTGCTACTGAATTCATCGGCGATCACACATCATGGAACAAGTTGTATTTTTTGAGACAGCTCTTCTACTGTGTATTTGTGTCTCCTGCAGTTCGTGCTAGCTGCTAGGTGCAAATCAGCCACTGGGTCATTGTAGTTTCCTGTTAGGAAAGCATTCTGCTCTACTCTACTGTCAGACTGTGTCACACATACCTGTCAGATTTGATCCACATGATTACCTAGGCATAGTATTTGCTAACTTCCAGTTATGTATCTTTTGGATTTTGTTGGTGCTGCTGACATCCCTCAGCTGGTTAAGACTCTTCTTTCGCCTGTCAAATGTTAGTTTCCGGTGTTCAAGTATTCCTCTGGTGCTGCTAGTTTCCTTTTTCACTGTTTTCTGTTGTCCCATTGTGAGACCTGAACGTTATGTTTCTTTATGTTGCAGCAATATATTTctttaaaaaaaggaaaaaaaaatcacagAACACTTCTGTGTGTTCCATAAATTTTTAGTCAGTAATTTATATGCCAATTGGTAATGCAAGATTTGCTTTTCATGTTATTCAAAGCCTGAGACTGTTAGCTAAAGAAACATTGTTTTCTCACGCAGGTTCATACTAGTGAAATTAATGGATATACGGAAGGAAGTGCAGTGCCCTATATGCTTAGGTGAGAATATGCCTTCTCAACTTGCTTTCAGATTGGGAGATAATAATTTTCTGTTTACTTTGCATGATTTCTGTCTTCAAAGCATTACTCCTAATTGAAATTGATTGCTCTTATTCTAATTGAAATTGATTGCTCTTATTCTGTAGATGTCAGGGTTTTTTATAATTATTTACTACAGATGCTGAAACTAGCACATTCAAGGTTCACATGTTTCTGTTACGCAAATATGCATATTTGGACTGTCCACAGATCAATGAGAAGTCTACAGAATGTGTGCCTATTTTTTCTTTGAAAAAAGCCAAAAAATCTTATGATCTTCACATCTCAAGAAGCTTATACAAGTGCAACTAGCTTTTGTAATATTATAAAGTAGGACGATTAAGCTTTTTGTACGTGAAACTAAGCAGCATCTCTGTGCAATATATGATATCTGAGAATTTGTTTGTTGTATGGTCCTCTGTTGCAGGCATTATCCGGAAAACAAGAACGGTTATGGAGTGTTTGCACCGGTTCTGTAGGGATTGCATTGATAAATCCATGCGTCTTGGGTATGTGCCCTTGTCTTATTTGTCTGCAATGTCTTGTCTCAGTGTCATCTTTCAAAAAGAAGTGAGGTCCAACTTTATTTCAATGACAATATAAGTGATGCCTGTGTTTTTTGCAGAAATAATGAATGCCCTGCATGCCGCACTCATTGTAAGAGCAGACGTTCATTGAGGGATGATCCTAATTTTGACGCTTTAATTTTAGCTTTATATCCAGATATTGACAAATACGAGGAAGAGGTGATGCATAAATTATCGAGTTGTCATGCTTAGTTTTCTTGGTACTATTGTTTATCTAGCTTTTGTTGTAGTACCTGTCCCAGTGATTCTAATTTATTTGATACATCAGGAACTTGCTTTTGGTGAGGAGGAGAAGACTCGCAACAAAAAGGTGGGTTTATTTTTGCTGTCTATGTCTGGTGGGAAATTATTTTCCCTGCCCATTTGTTATCTGTCTTCTTGTTATTGACATTTCCTTCATTTGTCATGAAAGATTCAAGAATCCATTGCTGAAACATACCGAAGACAGTCAGAAGCACTTGTGAAGAAACGCTCCACTGCAAAAGCAATAGCTACATCAAGAAAGACTCGGGGGAATATGCGGACAAAGAGGAGAGGACGGAATAGTTCTCCTGATATTGCCCCGACTGAcattgatgaggaggaggagagagaagaaaatgGCAATGAGGGCAGCAAAGAATCGTCTTCTGTTGATGACCGTTCACCAGAAGTAAAGGTTAAAAGAGCTCGGAGATGGCCTGTGCCACGATCATCCCCTGCTAAGATTGCTGGCAGTGTCGAGAGTAGCTACGAGGAGAATGATGATATGGGAGGTGCCAGAGATATCTTGGCTACTTCTCCGCTGCGTGGAGAGATGCTTGCCTGGGGCAAAAATGGCACCCGCAGTCAAACTCGACATGGCAGTGCCGGTGGCTCCAGTGGAAGGATGGTCAAGGGTGGGCGTGTTGCCAAGTTGGTGGATCATCTCCGTAATGCTGATGAGTTTGATAGTAAGGTAAGAGGAGACCATCGCAATAAGTTTGAATTTACAGTTGCTTCCTCTGAACAAAATAGAGTTGTTATTTCATACTTATGCTTCTGAAGATTCATATGACTGTACTAAACATGCTAAAAGGCTGGACGCATTCTTTTGTTCCTACGTGTTATTCTGTTTGTTCTCTAGTGTTGCACGGGCAATAAAAACATCAGCACATGCACATACATGGCTACCTGGGCTAAGAGAATCTTGTTGGAGAAGGCCATGGCTCATATCCATCAGGTTTGCTGAATTTTTTTTGTTGTGTTCTGTAGCTCAACCTGTATCTTGTCCTGGCTCCAATTGATGGACAAAGTATGCCGAAACTGGAGAAGCCCTACCTCAGTTGCCAGCCAACGTTCTCAGTTCGTCATCTCTGCCAGGTCATCCCTAATCGCTTGCTTCTACAACGCTTGCCCTTTGTAATGCAGGCTTGGATCAAAATCGGTAAGCCAGGACTCTGCTTACTCTGTTTCTGCGTCTCTTTCAGTTCGTTGCTCTTCAGCTGTCCCGGCAAGCCAAGGAAGTGGAGATTTACTTCAGGAAGAACTCCAGAGACGGATCCTTTGCAATAGAAGAGACCGGTACAGACGAGGCAATGCTGGATCGGTTCGATGGCCTGGAAAGGTTGAAGGAAGAGAAATCTCTTTCGGAGCTTTACCCTTCGTTCGCCTCCGGTGCTGGGGACCTGGTAATTCTATCTCCACTGTGTAGCTTGTTGCTTTCCGCGAATGCTCCATTCTAATGACCTGTTTCGTTTCTTCCTCCCGATCCGCAGGAGCTGCTGTACTCCCTGAAGACACAAGGCTAGGCACAATTGGTGGCACCAGCTCTCTTCACCGTCAGCCTGATCCAGCTCTGCGGGAAAACCTGTACAGAAGTCATTCAATATAGGAGGAAAAAAGGAGTCAAAAGTAGAAGTATTTATTGGCCGTATCTTATTGTTTAAATTGTTATTACTGTGTTATCTTGTGAAGTGGTTCATTGGTTAAAACATAAAGTAAAGTGGA from Lolium rigidum isolate FL_2022 chromosome 4, APGP_CSIRO_Lrig_0.1, whole genome shotgun sequence encodes the following:
- the LOC124648503 gene encoding putative E3 ubiquitin-protein ligase RING1a gives rise to the protein MSAPLLEDPLMKQLFNLDSWFIGLRDEAVTLREALRRAEERADDLEAKLKASKEACKRAKKDAVDVKDLRQRLQAAEDALSDKEAKQVERENDIITRLEMKSRRFSSYTGEPRRAGSGPGGRRQAATRRGGRHQPKVTRDTASTGHHPCPAFVPFPLALRLASLDSTRFHPPPASPSFLPHSSARPPILCLPLGPRTTAARTSGAGTQPAGMPAQKRPHPSSAGAAPLQPHVQDQATGPEPNGNGNANALGTPNGAGPELAKDVRRDRKRDDGDSDAGEEQEQDQRDEEGGGGGNDDEDRDDDDDDDDSQSSQSDGADMDEFILVKLMDIRKEVQCPICLGIIRKTRTVMECLHRFCRDCIDKSMRLGNNECPACRTHCKSRRSLRDDPNFDALILALYPDIDKYEEEELAFGEEEKTRNKKIQESIAETYRRQSEALVKKRSTAKAIATSRKTRGNMRTKRRGRNSSPDIAPTDIDEEEEREENGNEGSKESSSVDDRSPEVKVKRARRWPVPRSSPAKIAGSVESSYEENDDMGGARDILATSPLRGEMLAWGKNGTRSQTRHGSAGGSSGRMVKGGRVAKLVDHLRNADEFDSKLNLYLVLAPIDGQSMPKLEKPYLSCQPTFSVRHLCQFVALQLSRQAKEVEIYFRKNSRDGSFAIEETGTDEAMLDRFDGLERLKEEKSLSELYPSFASGAGDLELLYSLKTQG